Proteins from one Methanobrevibacter millerae genomic window:
- the radA gene encoding DNA repair and recombination protein RadA → MVELEDLPSVGEKTAEKLRDAGFADMMRLATATPKELSVKAEIGEGVAEKVIEAARKAENIDFETAYDVLERRKEVGHISVGSKGFNDLIAGGIETQAITEVFGEFGSGKSQISHELAVTVQLPVEQGGLDGECVFVDTENTFRPERIEQIANAFELPVDEVLQKIHVARAFNSAHQILMVDKINELIQSGTNVRLVIVDSLMAHFRAEYVGRESLAVRQQKLNQHLHSLQQIANTYNVAVFLTNQVQAKPDSFFGSPTKAIGGHVLGHASTYRIWLKKGLAGKRIARLVDSPHLPEGECVFKITSEGIVD, encoded by the coding sequence ATGGTGGAATTAGAAGATTTACCAAGTGTTGGTGAAAAAACAGCAGAAAAATTAAGAGACGCAGGTTTTGCAGATATGATGAGATTGGCTACTGCCACTCCTAAAGAATTATCAGTTAAAGCAGAAATCGGTGAAGGCGTTGCTGAAAAGGTAATTGAAGCTGCACGTAAAGCTGAAAACATTGATTTTGAAACTGCTTACGATGTTTTGGAAAGAAGAAAAGAAGTTGGCCACATATCTGTTGGAAGCAAAGGATTCAACGACTTAATCGCTGGAGGAATCGAAACTCAAGCTATTACTGAAGTATTCGGTGAATTCGGATCAGGTAAAAGTCAGATTTCTCATGAATTGGCTGTAACCGTTCAATTGCCTGTTGAACAAGGCGGTCTTGATGGTGAATGTGTATTCGTTGATACTGAAAACACTTTCCGTCCTGAAAGGATTGAACAAATTGCCAATGCTTTCGAATTGCCTGTTGATGAAGTCTTACAGAAAATCCACGTAGCCCGTGCTTTCAACTCTGCTCACCAAATATTAATGGTTGACAAAATTAATGAGCTTATCCAATCCGGTACAAATGTTAGATTGGTAATCGTCGATTCATTAATGGCTCATTTCAGGGCAGAATACGTTGGAAGGGAGTCTTTAGCTGTAAGGCAACAGAAATTAAACCAGCATTTACATTCACTTCAACAAATTGCCAATACCTATAATGTAGCTGTATTCCTTACCAATCAGGTACAGGCTAAACCGGATTCATTCTTCGGAAGCCCTACTAAGGCTATTGGTGGACATGTATTGGGACACGCTTCCACATACAGGATCTGGCTTAAAAAAGGTCTTGCAGGTAAAAGAATTGCACGTTTAGTGGACAGCCCTCATTTGCCTGAAGGTGAATGTGTATTTAAAATTACTAGTGAAGGTATTGTAGACTAA
- a CDS encoding OB-fold nucleic acid binding domain-containing protein, which translates to MDKEILEEYNKVKDLLSEEEFLAEMEEIRPNFSDLPFIKEVDLAAEVVKNHIGAENISLTENSEDNADENNDDSSFEEVVMTEELLEKYNQVKEFLSEDEFLEKMNQLKRENSEVSFMNEETFADQIIASYVKKENELLTEKEEYSSDSIGLLEDGDKEKSFTGIVTSISNPRSFKTRKGNSGKVCNVEVEDKTGKIRVVLWTENIKHLKNISEGDIVQVAGVDIKDGYSGLEAQMRPRSVFKLAPDADPADYPEYHEDITPISEVQADTKVNIIARITRIPAIRSYNKNGKDGKVASLELQDASGNISYTLWNNNVDLIKSLELNDGDTVKILQAQVRERNGEKSLTHWDGRIIKGDYDVPEFDFELSDIGDLDEDDSDVSIIGVVTKIQDVKKFVRKSDQSEGQLRNFHLTDDTGSIRVTLWGDSADIDINKGDVVKLIGGNVIYDEYTAEGHSINTNFSTQITVNPKNLSDEQLTAFDAIKEKLQPVSIEQVALSDEENVDYDVMGRIMSVGDVRTFERADDGSEGRVRSALFSDGTEVIQLSLWDEKTQEDLEVSAAYLIENARVKFTMDSIGLNIGGSSRIIKLSEEDAKFLPSFESLEKMIYEYREISELDEYDENVFVVGRIFEVFDVRELERDDGSKYLLRNIEIADNSQAIRVSLWGENAKREFDVGEPIKIQNPRVDLYNDQLTLNVGGSTAIVKPSDDELMKLPSYEELKEAIYVPKDIEAIEDNDVNVRITGTLEDLNPDRLLLRKCPDCGNSLGDAEIEGETTCQYCGSEFEEANVTLMIPATIRDDTDEIGLTFFDKLVEELLEMPKDEIVNIVSDDPGALDGRIEDLEGLTVEIIANVSYDEYNETRKLNPRKILQKYY; encoded by the coding sequence ATGGATAAAGAAATTTTAGAAGAATATAATAAAGTCAAAGATTTACTCTCAGAAGAAGAATTTTTAGCTGAAATGGAAGAAATACGCCCAAACTTCAGTGATTTGCCTTTTATTAAAGAAGTGGACTTAGCCGCTGAAGTAGTTAAAAATCATATCGGTGCTGAAAACATTTCATTAACTGAAAATTCTGAAGATAATGCAGATGAAAATAATGATGATTCCTCTTTTGAAGAAGTTGTAATGACAGAGGAACTTTTGGAAAAATATAATCAGGTCAAAGAGTTTCTAAGCGAAGATGAATTCCTTGAAAAAATGAATCAGCTTAAAAGGGAAAATTCCGAAGTTTCATTCATGAATGAAGAGACCTTTGCTGATCAGATTATCGCATCATACGTCAAAAAGGAAAACGAGCTTTTAACCGAGAAGGAAGAATATTCAAGCGATAGCATTGGTCTGCTTGAAGACGGCGATAAGGAAAAATCATTTACAGGAATTGTAACGTCAATCAGCAATCCTAGATCATTCAAGACACGCAAAGGAAACTCCGGTAAGGTCTGCAATGTTGAAGTTGAAGACAAAACCGGAAAGATACGTGTAGTATTATGGACCGAAAACATAAAGCATCTCAAAAACATCTCCGAAGGAGACATTGTTCAGGTCGCAGGAGTTGACATCAAGGACGGATATTCCGGTCTGGAAGCTCAAATGAGACCAAGATCAGTATTCAAACTTGCACCTGACGCTGACCCTGCCGATTATCCTGAATATCACGAGGATATTACTCCAATCAGTGAAGTTCAAGCCGATACTAAAGTAAATATTATAGCAAGAATTACAAGAATCCCTGCAATCAGGTCATATAATAAGAACGGCAAGGATGGAAAGGTAGCTTCACTTGAACTTCAGGATGCTTCCGGAAATATTTCTTATACCTTATGGAACAACAACGTTGACTTAATCAAGTCCCTTGAACTGAACGACGGAGATACCGTCAAGATTCTTCAGGCTCAGGTAAGGGAAAGAAACGGCGAAAAATCCCTGACCCACTGGGATGGAAGAATTATCAAGGGGGACTATGACGTTCCTGAATTTGATTTTGAATTGTCAGATATCGGCGATTTGGATGAGGATGACAGTGACGTATCCATCATCGGAGTAGTCACTAAAATCCAGGATGTTAAAAAGTTCGTCAGGAAATCAGACCAAAGTGAAGGTCAGCTGAGAAACTTCCACTTAACCGATGACACCGGCTCCATTAGAGTTACCCTTTGGGGAGACAGTGCGGATATAGATATTAATAAGGGAGATGTCGTCAAATTGATTGGCGGAAACGTAATTTATGATGAATACACCGCAGAAGGTCATTCCATTAATACCAATTTCTCAACGCAGATAACTGTCAATCCTAAAAACCTGTCTGATGAGCAATTGACCGCATTCGATGCCATTAAGGAAAAATTACAGCCAGTTTCAATCGAACAGGTCGCATTAAGCGATGAGGAAAACGTTGATTATGATGTTATGGGTAGAATAATGTCTGTAGGAGACGTCAGAACTTTTGAAAGGGCAGATGACGGTAGTGAAGGCCGTGTCCGCTCAGCATTGTTCTCTGACGGAACTGAAGTTATTCAGCTGTCATTATGGGACGAAAAGACCCAGGAAGATCTTGAAGTCTCAGCCGCATATCTCATTGAAAACGCAAGAGTAAAATTCACAATGGACAGCATCGGCTTAAATATAGGCGGTTCTTCAAGGATAATTAAATTATCAGAAGAGGATGCCAAGTTCCTGCCTTCATTCGAATCATTGGAAAAAATGATTTATGAATATCGTGAAATTTCAGAATTGGACGAATATGATGAAAACGTTTTCGTTGTAGGCAGAATATTTGAAGTCTTTGATGTTCGTGAACTGGAAAGAGATGACGGCAGCAAATACCTGCTCAGAAATATTGAAATTGCAGACAACTCTCAAGCCATTAGAGTTTCTTTATGGGGTGAAAATGCTAAAAGAGAATTTGATGTTGGAGAACCTATTAAAATTCAAAATCCTAGAGTGGATTTATACAACGACCAGTTAACCCTAAATGTTGGAGGATCTACAGCCATTGTAAAACCTAGTGATGATGAATTAATGAAACTTCCTTCTTATGAAGAACTTAAGGAAGCCATTTACGTTCCAAAAGACATTGAAGCGATTGAGGACAATGACGTTAATGTACGCATAACCGGTACCCTTGAAGACTTAAACCCGGACCGTTTGCTCCTGAGGAAATGTCCTGACTGCGGAAACTCCTTAGGCGACGCTGAAATCGAAGGCGAAACCACTTGCCAATATTGCGGTTCCGAATTCGAAGAAGCAAACGTCACATTAATGATTCCTGCAACAATAAGGGATGACACTGATGAAATAGGCCTCACTTTCTTCGATAAATTGGTTGAAGAGCTCCTTGAAATGCCTAAAGATGAAATCGTCAACATTGTCAGTGATGATCCTGGAGCTTTAGATGGCAGAATTGAAGATTTAGAAGGTTTAACTGTTGAAATTATTGCTAACGTTAGTTATGATGAATATAATGAGACTAGAAAACTCAACCCAAGAAAAATTTTACAAAAATATTATTAG
- a CDS encoding undecaprenyl-phosphate glucose phosphotransferase: MIKENQRKFNLLMVLLDAVVIVLSLIVSWILRFKTTLFGPIGGHLPLQYYVLFLVFAVIPVYLILYFSFGLYKPRRTYKTIFSEATQIIKVNVVAFVVLVAILFILNQPDFSRIMLFLLAIIATVFGIIERFIIRSFLKKIRSDNRNLKHILIVGDNDLAFTFARKIRNNPYLGFDISGFLGRSNRVGMEIEGSKIIGAFKDLDNILENNSFDRVVLAIPLKYYYKIDELVESCERVGIKAEIIPDYIRYFPAQPSVDMIEDIPIINIRYVPLDDSFNRFVKYLSDYIISIIAIVITSPIMLITAIAIKLTSKGPIIFKQERIGHHGQPFEMYKFRSMRVQNASDEVSEWTTRDDPRKTRVGDIIRKTSIDELPQFFNVLKGQMSVVGPRPERPYFVDEFRKEIPKYMVKHQVRPGITGWAQIHGCRGDTSIRKRIEYDIEYVENWHMGLDLGIMIKTIVKKNPNAY; this comes from the coding sequence ATGATAAAAGAAAATCAAAGAAAATTCAATCTATTAATGGTTTTGCTTGATGCGGTGGTTATAGTCCTATCCCTGATAGTTTCATGGATATTGAGATTTAAAACTACCCTGTTCGGGCCAATCGGAGGACATCTGCCTCTTCAGTATTATGTATTGTTCCTGGTATTTGCCGTAATTCCAGTTTATTTAATACTTTATTTCTCTTTTGGATTATATAAGCCTCGAAGAACCTATAAAACGATATTTTCTGAAGCTACACAAATAATAAAGGTTAATGTTGTAGCGTTTGTCGTGCTGGTAGCTATATTATTTATTTTAAATCAGCCAGACTTTTCAAGGATAATGCTTTTCCTTTTGGCAATCATCGCTACGGTCTTTGGAATAATCGAGAGATTTATCATAAGGAGCTTCCTTAAAAAGATTCGTTCGGACAATAGGAACTTGAAGCATATTCTAATTGTCGGGGACAATGATTTGGCATTCACCTTCGCACGCAAAATCAGAAACAATCCGTATTTGGGTTTTGATATTAGTGGATTTTTAGGAAGAAGTAATCGTGTTGGAATGGAAATTGAAGGAAGTAAGATAATCGGCGCATTCAAGGACCTTGATAATATTCTGGAAAACAACAGCTTTGACCGTGTCGTTCTTGCAATTCCATTGAAATATTATTATAAGATTGACGAGCTTGTGGAAAGCTGCGAACGTGTTGGAATAAAGGCGGAAATCATTCCGGACTACATTAGATATTTCCCGGCTCAGCCGTCAGTGGACATGATTGAGGACATTCCGATTATTAATATAAGATATGTTCCCTTGGACGATTCGTTCAACAGGTTTGTAAAGTACCTTTCCGACTACATAATATCAATCATTGCAATCGTCATAACTTCTCCAATCATGCTGATAACGGCCATTGCAATTAAGCTGACTTCCAAAGGACCTATCATCTTCAAACAGGAAAGGATAGGCCATCACGGACAGCCCTTTGAAATGTACAAGTTCAGAAGCATGAGAGTCCAGAATGCAAGCGACGAGGTATCGGAATGGACTACAAGGGACGATCCGAGAAAAACAAGGGTTGGAGACATTATCAGAAAAACCAGTATTGACGAGCTGCCTCAATTCTTCAATGTGCTTAAAGGTCAAATGAGCGTTGTCGGCCCAAGACCCGAAAGGCCTTATTTTGTCGATGAGTTCAGAAAGGAAATTCCAAAGTATATGGTCAAGCATCAGGTCAGGCCAGGCATAACCGGATGGGCTCAAATCCATGGCTGCAGAGGAGATACCTCTATCAGAAAACGTATAGAATATGATATCGAGTACGTAGAAAACTGGCACATGGGTTTGGACTTAGGCATAATGATTAAAACAATCGTTAAGAAAAATCCTAATGCATATTAA
- a CDS encoding glycosyltransferase family 2 protein, with protein sequence MDLSIVIVNYGTFELTKNTVESVLKYYYPFSVEIIVVDNASPDDSLSRLRQYFNEKVKFIPAEKNKGFAAGNNLALRTVESKYVLLLNSDTVVWENTLMDIYDYMESNLDVGACGCQVLLEDNSLDKACKRSFPNVKNSFFRLFHIPTKSKDDNYNLNDLDDNGVYEIDCLTGAFIFARKEVLDSIGLLDETFFMYGEDIDLCYRIKQDGWKIIYYGKDKITHFKGASSKKQRPKLIYEFYRAMYVYYKKHHAHESNFLTNCVVYLGIAVLCILKLFLNIFKTKN encoded by the coding sequence ATGGACTTATCTATCGTTATAGTTAATTATGGGACGTTTGAATTAACAAAAAATACTGTCGAATCGGTTTTAAAGTATTACTATCCGTTCAGTGTTGAAATTATCGTAGTGGATAATGCTTCTCCGGACGACAGTTTATCAAGGTTAAGGCAATATTTTAATGAGAAGGTAAAATTCATCCCGGCTGAAAAAAATAAAGGTTTTGCTGCAGGAAACAACCTTGCATTAAGGACTGTTGAATCAAAGTACGTTCTGCTTTTAAATTCTGACACGGTAGTTTGGGAAAACACTTTAATGGATATTTATGATTATATGGAGTCTAATCTGGATGTTGGGGCTTGCGGATGCCAGGTGCTTCTGGAAGACAATTCCCTTGATAAGGCATGCAAAAGAAGCTTTCCAAACGTTAAGAACTCATTTTTCAGATTGTTCCATATTCCAACCAAAAGCAAGGATGACAATTATAACCTGAACGATCTGGATGATAATGGGGTTTATGAGATTGATTGCCTAACGGGTGCTTTCATATTCGCGAGAAAGGAAGTCCTAGATAGCATAGGATTGCTTGATGAGACATTTTTCATGTACGGCGAGGACATTGACTTATGCTACCGAATTAAGCAGGACGGATGGAAAATAATTTATTATGGAAAGGATAAGATAACTCATTTCAAGGGAGCAAGCAGTAAAAAACAGAGGCCAAAGCTTATTTATGAGTTTTATAGGGCAATGTATGTCTATTATAAGAAACACCATGCACATGAATCAAATTTTTTAACGAATTGTGTTGTTTATTTAGGGATTGCAGTATTGTGCATTTTGAAACTTTTTTTAAATATTTTTAAAACAAAAAATTAA